TCAATTTTCTTCAACTATAGGAACAATAATCTATGCAATTAGAACAGGTACCCTTAATGAATCATCAACTGGCATTGAAAAAGTTTTTGATAAAATTGCTACATGGTTTGAGAGAAAAATTAAAAAAATTACATAAAAGAGGAGGATGAAAATGTTTGAACTTGAGGAAGTTGAAAGACCTATAGCAAAGATAAAAGTTATAGGAGTTGGTGGTGCTGGAACAAATGCTGTAAATACAATGATTTCTGCAGGTGTTTACGGAGTTGAATTCATTGCAGTAAATACAGATATACAGCATCTTGAAATATCGTTAGCTCCTGTGAAAGTTCAGATTGGAAAGGAATTGACAAAAGGTCTTGGAGCAGGCTCTGACCCTGAACTCGGTAAAAAATCAGCATTAGAAGACAGGGATACACTTCTTTCCTGTATTGAAGGTTCAGACTTAATTTTTATAACTGCTGGCATGGGAGGAGGAACAGGAACAGGTGCTGCACCAGTTATTGCTTCTTTAGCAAAGGAACTTGGAATACTAACTGTTGCGGTTGTTACAAAGCCCTTTTATTTTGAAGGTAAGAAAAGACTTCACAATGCAGTTGTTGGAATAAAAGAATTGAAAAAGTATGTAGATACAATAATCGTAATTCCCAATGACAGAATTCACATGGTTGTTGAAAAGGGAACTCCTCTTGTAAAGTCTTTTGCAATTGCTAATGATATTTTAAGACAGGCTGTACAGGGAATTTCAGATCTTATTTTAAGCCCTGGATTTATAAATAGAGACTTTGCAGATGTAAGAACTATTATTGAGAACTCTGGTAAAGCTGTAATAGGTCTTGGAACATGCACAAAGCAGGAGGGAGCATCTGAAGCAGCCCGCAGAGCAATAAATAATCCACTACTTGAAGAAACATCCATAGAAGGTGCGAAGAGAATTCTAATTAATATTACAGGAGGCTTTGACCTTACTCTTGATGAGGTGCAGGAAATTGCAGGAACTATATATGATGTTGCCCATGAAGAGGCAAACATTATTTTTGGGACTGTAATTAAGTCTGATATAGAGAATGAAATATATGTTACAGTTATTGCAACTGGTTTTGAGGATAAAACTGAGGATATAAACATAAGCTCAACTGAGAAATGGATGCCAAAAAATAACAATATACAATTAAAAGAGACAAAGAGAATTATTTCAAAAAACATCAATTCTCTCTCTTCATTAAATATTGATTCAATCACCAAGAGTTCTGAAAATCAATCTGATTCAGAGAAGTCATTAACCACTTCTTCTGAGAATACGGAAATTGTTAATTTTGAAGCCAGCACAGAGTCCCTCTCTGGAAATTCAAAGTTCAAAGTTCAAAGTTCAAATGAAGAAAAACCAAAAAATCAAGACTCCGAAACTTCAATAACTCTTAAAGAGCCTTCAAAAGAGATTCCTTCAGATATAGAAGATGAGCTCGACATTCCAGCTTATTTGAGAAAGAAATACAAGATACTGAATGAGAAAAATATTTGATAGAATTGATGCTTTATTAGAAAAAGAAAAGGGCACAATTTTTAAAGAGCATGGTGGCAGAGTAAAGATATGTCTCATATATCCAAATTACTATCAGGTAGGCATATCAAACTTAGGATTTCAGAGTGTTTATAGACTTTTCAATGAAAGAAAAGATGTTGTCTGCGAGAGAGCTTTTCTCCCAGAGAAAGAAGAGGATTTTGTAAATAATCCCCTTGTATCTTTTGAATCAAAAAAACCTCTTTATGACTTTGATGTTCTTGCGTTTAGCCTTTGCTTTGAAAATGACTATCCGAATATATTAAAAATACTAAAACTTAGTAAAATTCCTTATAATGTCTCAGAAAGAGATTTTAATTATCCTCTTTTAGTTGCTGGTGGAGTTTTATGTTTCAGTAATCCCGAGCCCGTTGCAAATATCTTTGATGTTGTCTTTATTGGTGAGGCTGAAGAAGTAGTCGATAAATTTATAGAAACTTACAAATCTGTTAAAGAAGGTTCCTATGAAGAGGAATTCAAGATAAATCTAAAGAAACAACTTATTAATCTTGAGGGGGTCTATATACCAGAAGCATACAAAGAAGTATATTTTGAAGAAAAGTTAACAGGAAGAAGGATTTTATGGAATAATGCTCCAGAAAAGATTAAAAAAGTTTACTGTAAGGAATTTTCAGAAAAATTCAATTTTTCCCAGATAATTACAGACGAAGCTGTTTTTTCAAATATGTTTCTTTTAGAGAGTATGCGGGGGTGTCCTTTCAGTTGTCGCTTCTGTCTTGTTGGACATATTTATAGACCTGTAAGAAAAGCCTCTTTTGAAAAATTAAAAGAAACCATTGAAAGATTAAAACCCTCTAAAATAGGAATAATAGCACCATCACTAACCGCTTACAGTGATTTAAAGGAATTACTAAAAATTGACGGAGTTGAGTTATCTTTTACTTCCTTGAGAGCAGATAAATTAACTTTTAATATACTTAAAGATATTTCATCGCAAAGAACTATTACATTGGCTCCTGAAGCAGGTTCTGAAAGATTAAGAAAGATAATAAAAAAAGAAATCACTGAAGATAATCTTCTATTGATAGTTGAAGAACTTAAAAAGATTAACATTGAAACTCTCAAACTTTACTTTATGATCGGACTTCCCTTTGAAAAAGATGAAGATGTTGATGATATAGTTAAACTTATTAAAAAAATTCGTGTAATTTTTCCTCGCAGAATAACGGCAAGTGTGAGCGTATTTGTTCCAAAGCCTTTTACTCCTTTTCAGTGGCACAGAATGGAGGACTATGAAAGAGTAAAAGAGAAACTGAAAAAATTGAAAAGGGATACCCTGGCTATTAAAGGATTTAAGCTTGTTCATGAAGTTCCAAAATACTCTTATATGGAAGGATATTTTGCAAGGGGGTCAAGGCAGGCAATTTCAGTGATTGAGAAGATTTCAGAGGGAGAAAACTTTGGGAAAATTCTTGATGAGGTAAAGTACAGACTCTATGAAACAAAGTCATTTGAAGACTATCTGCCCTGGGATTTTATTGAACATGAAGGATTAACCAAAGAGTCCTTATGGAAGGAGTATGAGAAGGCTAAGGCTTTAGCCTGCCAAACTGATAACATTTAAAAAGATCAGGTGCTTTTTCTTTTCTATTTAGAACAGTTGCTCTGAATCTGCATCCTCCCCTGCATTCCTCAAGAAAGGGACAGTTAAGCTCTGCACACTCAAGCTCTTTGAGCACTATCTGTTTTTTCCTTTTCCATACATTTTCCAGTCCCTCATCAATGTTTCCTATTGGTTCATCTTCATAAAAAGAGCAAAAAGCTGCCTGACCTGTAGCAAGCACAGCAAGTAGATGAGTTCCGCATCCAAAGCCTTCTAATCGTGGATGATCTTCTACAGAAAATCCATAACTTTGCATGATTTTGTAAGCCTCATCAGGTGATACCCAAAGTTGCTGATGTAGTTTCAGGCTACCTGTTACTGTAAGAGCATCAACCGTCCATTCTCGGATTTTCATCGTCTTAATGAGGTTTTCAAGCTCATCAAATTCTGCTACATTGCCTTTATGAATAACTGTTGCAACAGATACCTGAAATCCGTAATCTGCTGCTTTTTTTATTGCCTCAATTGTTTTATCAAATGTTCCTTTTCCTCTTAAGATTTCATGTCCTTTTTTCATTCCATCGAGACTTATCTGAATTTCTTCTACATTCAGTTTTTTCAATATATTGTCATTGAGCAAAACTCCATTAGTAAAGAGAATTTTTCTTATTGGAAGCTCTTTTATAAAATCGTTAATCTTTTCAAATTCAGGATGCATAAGAGGTTCTCCACCGGTAATTAAAACTCTCAATCCCTGCATCTGTTCAAATTCTTTAAGGATTTTTTGAATTTTTTCAAACCTGAGATTATGTACTGTATCTCTATCAACAAAACAGTGTTTACATCTAAGATTACATTGATTTGTAATCTGCAGTTCAAGATATCTTAGTGAAGGAATTGGCGATTGTCTCAAAAGAGTTTTAATTCTTTTTTGCGGTTCTGTTGTTAATATTCCCTCATTCAGACAGTAGTTTATAAACTCCTTTTCCTCTTTATCTTTGATATTTAAAGTTTTGCCCTCTTCAATGTTCTGAATTATCTCTAATCCTTTTTCATTGAGACTGTAGAGTTCGTCTGTTTTGATGTTATAAAGTGCTGGAAACTCAATAAGTTTTATAAAAAAGTTTTCATTAAGATAGTACTCAGCCAATTTCATAGGTAGAAAGCCTTTCTGGAATCTGGCATTTAAATCCATACTTTTCTTCTATTGCTCCTTTAAAACTCTCAATGACCTCTGGCTCACCGTGAACGAGAAAGATTTCTGGTTTTGACCTCAATGCTGCAAGCCATTTTAAGAGTTCATCCCTATCAGCATGAGCTGAAAAACCTCCTATTGTGTAAATCTTTGCCCTTACAGGAATGAGTCTGCCAAGAATTGAAACTTCTTTCTCTCCATCTACAATTTTTCTTCCAAGGGTGCCTTTTGCTTGAAATCCTACAAATATGATGCTGCATTCCTCTCTATCAATGTTATGATAGAGATGATATATGACTCTTCCTCCCTGACACATTCCACTGCCTGCAATAATGATTGCATTTGATTTAATTGAATTTAGCTTTTTTGATTCATCTACAGTTTTAACAAAGTGAAGCTTTATGGATGTACGGGATGGATTTCTCATTTCTCTGAGTGCTTCATCATCAAAGAGTTCTGGATGGGAAAGATATATTTTTGTGGCTTCCTCTGCAAGAGGGCTGTCAAGATAAACATTTACTGGTTGAAGAAGCCCCTGTCTTACAGCTCTGTTGAGAATATAGAGCAAGTCTTGAGTTCTTCCTACAGCAAAGGCTGGAATTATTACATTTCCCCCCTTATTAAAGGTATCCTTTATTGCCTGAATGAGTTCTTTAATACTTTCCTCAAGTCCTTTATGAACTCTGTTTCCATAGGTTGACTCTAAAACAAGGTAGTCTGCTTCTTGAGGAGGTTCAGGGTCTCGCAAAATAGGATAACCGGTTCTTCCGATGTCTCCTGAAAATACAATTTTTTTACCGTTAAAATTCAACTGAACAGTGGCTGAACCGAGAATATGTCCTGCATCATAAAGTTTTATCTCTATTCCATTGAAATTTAATGTTTTTTGATATGGTAGAGTTTCGATTTGTTTTAAAACTCTGTATATGTTTTCCTCATCATAAAGTGGCTGTTTGTAGTTTTCATTTTTTTGTACTTTCAATGCGTCAAAAAGCATTATTTCAAGAAGGTCTTTTGTGGCAGGAGTGGTTATAATTTTGCATCTTAAGCCTTCTTTAACAAGTTTTGGCAGAAGAGCAGAGTGGTCAAGATGGGCATGGGTGAGAATTACAATATTTATTTTTCTTGGATTAAAAGGAAAAGGTTCATAGTTCAGATACTCTTTTTCATCTTCCTGAAAGAGTCCGCAGTCAACGAGGATAGTATCTTTCTCATTTTCAATTAGAAAACAGGAACCCGTAACAGTTTTCGTAGCTCCAAAAAAATGAATTTTCATGAAATAAATAATAGCATAAAAGGGATATTTTTTGATAAATTTATAGCATGATCTATCTTGACTACAATGCAACAACTCCGTTAGACCCGAGAGTAAAGGAAGAAATAATAAAGAGTTTTGAAGAATTCGGAAATCCCTCAAGTTCTCATATTGCTGGTAAAAGGGCAAGAGAGATTATTGAGTCTGCAAGAGCAAAAGTAGCAAGGCTCATTGATGCAGAGCCTGAGGAGATAATTTTTACTTCAGGAGGAACAGAGTCAAACAATCTTGCCATATTTGGAAGGGCTCTTTGTTTCAACTCAGGTCATGTTATTACATCTTCAATTGAGCATCCGTCAGTTCTAAATCCATGCAGACAGCTGGCACGCATGGGCTATGATGTTACTTTTTTACCTGTAAACAGCAATGGATTTGTTGATCCTGATGATGTTAAAAAGGCGATTAGAAAAGACACGATTCTTGTTACAATAATGCACTCAAATAACGAAACTGGAGTAATTCAGCCAATTAAGGAGATAGCTGAAATCCTTAAAGAAAGACAAATCCCTTTTCATACAGACTGCGCTCAGAGTATAGGAAAAGTAAGGGTTTCTGTTAAAGAAATCCCTGTTACGATGCTTACTTTAGCTGGACATAAGTTTTATGCACCAAAAGGAATCGGAGCTCTATACATCAGGAAAGATTTTTTCATAAAGCCATTGCTCTTTGGTGCATCCCATGAAAAGGGATTAAGACCAGGTACAGAAAACACTCCTTATATTGCAGGCTTGGGAAAGTCAGCAGAGATAATTCATGAAGAGTTTGATGAAATAACAGAGCATCTGAATCAGGTAACAGAGCTTTTGTTAAAAGGACTTCTTGAAATTCCAGATATTAAGCTAAATGGAGCAAAAGCCCCAAGACTTCCAAATACGATAAACATTTCAATAAAAGGTATTGAAGCTACTGAGTTTGTTAAAAAGCTTTCCGACAGAGTGGCAATCTCAGCAGGTTCAGCCTGCCATGCAGGCATAAGAAAACCAAGTCATGTGTTGCTTTCAATGGGTGTCTCTTCAGAGGAAGCTCTTTCCTCAATTAGAATAAGTACCGGAAAATTTACCACCTTTGAGGAAGTCAACAGTGCCATTGAAATAATAAAACAGCAGCTTAATGTAATTTAGGCTGCCATCGCTATATGATCTCTTAAGCAGGACGAGTCATATAAAAGGAAACTCTTTTTTCTTTAAACATATTATTCAATGATATAATAAAAAATGTCCCATCCTTTGAAAATCAAAGAATTCAGGGCATACTGGATAGGTCAGATCATATCTCTCTGTGGAACATGGATGCAGCATATAGCACAGAGCTGGCTTGTTTATGTTCTTACAAAATCTGCTTTCTATCTTGGTTTGATTTCCTTTCTTGCTTCATTCCCCACACTTCTTTTTACTTTATTCGGAGGTGTGGTAGCTGATAGATATCCAAGAAGAAACATTTTAATAGCAACTCAAACTTTTTCAGCTTTACCTGCTGTGGTAGTTGGAGTTTTAATCCACTTAAATCTCATAAATATCTGGCACATTGCCATTGCTTCTTTTGTTCTCGGAATAGCTACGGCTTTTGACATGCCAGCAAGGCAGGCT
The nucleotide sequence above comes from Thermodesulfovibrio aggregans. Encoded proteins:
- a CDS encoding radical SAM protein, encoding MRKIFDRIDALLEKEKGTIFKEHGGRVKICLIYPNYYQVGISNLGFQSVYRLFNERKDVVCERAFLPEKEEDFVNNPLVSFESKKPLYDFDVLAFSLCFENDYPNILKILKLSKIPYNVSERDFNYPLLVAGGVLCFSNPEPVANIFDVVFIGEAEEVVDKFIETYKSVKEGSYEEEFKINLKKQLINLEGVYIPEAYKEVYFEEKLTGRRILWNNAPEKIKKVYCKEFSEKFNFSQIITDEAVFSNMFLLESMRGCPFSCRFCLVGHIYRPVRKASFEKLKETIERLKPSKIGIIAPSLTAYSDLKELLKIDGVELSFTSLRADKLTFNILKDISSQRTITLAPEAGSERLRKIIKKEITEDNLLLIVEELKKINIETLKLYFMIGLPFEKDEDVDDIVKLIKKIRVIFPRRITASVSVFVPKPFTPFQWHRMEDYERVKEKLKKLKRDTLAIKGFKLVHEVPKYSYMEGYFARGSRQAISVIEKISEGENFGKILDEVKYRLYETKSFEDYLPWDFIEHEGLTKESLWKEYEKAKALACQTDNI
- a CDS encoding radical SAM/SPASM domain-containing protein: MDLNARFQKGFLPMKLAEYYLNENFFIKLIEFPALYNIKTDELYSLNEKGLEIIQNIEEGKTLNIKDKEEKEFINYCLNEGILTTEPQKRIKTLLRQSPIPSLRYLELQITNQCNLRCKHCFVDRDTVHNLRFEKIQKILKEFEQMQGLRVLITGGEPLMHPEFEKINDFIKELPIRKILFTNGVLLNDNILKKLNVEEIQISLDGMKKGHEILRGKGTFDKTIEAIKKAADYGFQVSVATVIHKGNVAEFDELENLIKTMKIREWTVDALTVTGSLKLHQQLWVSPDEAYKIMQSYGFSVEDHPRLEGFGCGTHLLAVLATGQAAFCSFYEDEPIGNIDEGLENVWKRKKQIVLKELECAELNCPFLEECRGGCRFRATVLNRKEKAPDLFKCYQFGRLKP
- a CDS encoding MBL fold metallo-hydrolase RNA specificity domain-containing protein encodes the protein MKIHFFGATKTVTGSCFLIENEKDTILVDCGLFQEDEKEYLNYEPFPFNPRKINIVILTHAHLDHSALLPKLVKEGLRCKIITTPATKDLLEIMLFDALKVQKNENYKQPLYDEENIYRVLKQIETLPYQKTLNFNGIEIKLYDAGHILGSATVQLNFNGKKIVFSGDIGRTGYPILRDPEPPQEADYLVLESTYGNRVHKGLEESIKELIQAIKDTFNKGGNVIIPAFAVGRTQDLLYILNRAVRQGLLQPVNVYLDSPLAEEATKIYLSHPELFDDEALREMRNPSRTSIKLHFVKTVDESKKLNSIKSNAIIIAGSGMCQGGRVIYHLYHNIDREECSIIFVGFQAKGTLGRKIVDGEKEVSILGRLIPVRAKIYTIGGFSAHADRDELLKWLAALRSKPEIFLVHGEPEVIESFKGAIEEKYGFKCQIPERLSTYEIG
- a CDS encoding cysteine desulfurase family protein — protein: MIYLDYNATTPLDPRVKEEIIKSFEEFGNPSSSHIAGKRAREIIESARAKVARLIDAEPEEIIFTSGGTESNNLAIFGRALCFNSGHVITSSIEHPSVLNPCRQLARMGYDVTFLPVNSNGFVDPDDVKKAIRKDTILVTIMHSNNETGVIQPIKEIAEILKERQIPFHTDCAQSIGKVRVSVKEIPVTMLTLAGHKFYAPKGIGALYIRKDFFIKPLLFGASHEKGLRPGTENTPYIAGLGKSAEIIHEEFDEITEHLNQVTELLLKGLLEIPDIKLNGAKAPRLPNTINISIKGIEATEFVKKLSDRVAISAGSACHAGIRKPSHVLLSMGVSSEEALSSIRISTGKFTTFEEVNSAIEIIKQQLNVI